The Prunus dulcis chromosome 5, ALMONDv2, whole genome shotgun sequence genomic sequence aagagagaagaaggaaatGTTGTAGGTGGGGGAAGGCCCTCAAGTGGTTGTCTGGTACtcgtctactgcctggggggcgcaaaacaaagaaagtgtgagtggacaaaaaataaatgttaaACATCGtgagaacataataaccccaccCTTTAAAATTTTTAGCAAACTCGATTTAGTTCTATGCTATGTTTATCCAAGGAAATAGTATTCATACATAAGCACAATATATTAAACAAAGGACAAAACACtgctttaaaataaataaaaaaagaatttctcAACTGTAAAACTTTCCACCCATATATATCCATGTTATCCTCACAGAACTCAGGGGACATAAAGTCTACCTGAGACGCAATCCTCGCAGCACATGATTCTAGCGTCCCGGACTCATGGCACATGGTTATACGAGCGTAGACTTATCCAAAGATAACCAAATCGTCTGAAGACAAACCATTTCCTGAAGCAACTAAGATGACATCAGAAACGAAGGCAACCAAAGGATATATAGGTGGTTTTGAAAACATTTCCAAAACATTTCTCAATTTCAGTTATCAATTCATTCACAATTTTTTCGAACTAACTCACTTTTCAATAAtattaacaataataataataatcatgataataacaataataataataaccttTTCTTAACCAAAACCAAATGTTCGGAAAGTGCACACTATAATTAATCtattcataaataaattcataaaatcatCATAGtaagaaaaatcattataaaataaGTGTGCACTCATTGTGAGTCCAAACTCGcttgacccttcgaaggtccctccgaTTTTGCAAGTGAAGTCCGAGTGCCTAAGAAAGAATAcaaattttagttataaaaagtTCTGAAAGTCCCTACGGGTTCAACAAAGTATACTAACCTCGTTTGCAATTTTGGTCCAAATCGAGAGGTCAAATCACTCTTGATCGCACAATCGGACAGTCATCATTTTATGTCATCTCTGAATCATTGATTCATAGTATCCGGGACTCTAATTCTCGATCCGTGAGTTCCTATACGATCCTAGAGgtacctagatcaacatacTTGGAAATGAAGTCGATCCAATAGTCCGAACGTATCGACTTGGATATCGCCTAAAATGCGTAAATCCGTTCAATCatcaaacgataaccaaattcgaATCCAAGCATACTATCATGCTAGGGACGACATGGTGAATATTCTAGAACCAAATGGGCCACCCAACCTTGGCCCATGCGCCGCCACAATAGCCAGCAGTGCGTGGGTGTCCTAATAAAATTTCGGCGACcgaaaaattctcaaaacacCCTGCAATACTTATACCTACGTAATCAGGACAACTAGaggagcaacttttgttcttgggccatggccaaaaagtggccggagcTTGCCggaaaatcaaaccaaaaatCAGTCAAAATTTAGATCCTAAATCGAGCTTCAAAACTTCGTAATTGATCCTAACCAACCCAACCATTAGCTAGATCACGTTGAATAGATGAAATACCTGGATCGACAAAATTGGTGGCTGAAATCTTTGGAAATTTCGACAGAAAATACGAGAGAAAATCGAGCTACCACCGTCACTAGAGCTGCTAGTTTCGCCAGAGAAAGGGAGGGATGCAAAGAGGGAGTTGAGCTggttcttttgggaccggtctcttggccggaagtggcctgAAGTAGGAGCTGCAGACCAAACAGCGGCCAGCTGTGTTGTttcgcgagagagagagagagagagagagagagagagaggcttaTTGCTTATTTAAATCCCAAAAATCCCCACGAATCCAAAAATGACTATCGTGACTTTACCTGAGGCAAAATTGTAACTTatcaatttaatatattaaataaatggTTGAAATTGGGTCAGGGTGTCACATTCAGTCCCATTATGCTTTGTAAATGTTCAAAATGCTGAAGATTATGAAGATACTTCTCATGGATATGATGGTAATGAAGAAACTGCTCATGTTGACTTCATGGATGTTGAGATAGAGGAAGAATTTGGTGAGGCAGAGGAAGAATTTGGTGAAGGTGAGGGAAGCTTCTGTAGCGTGGCAAGATGGAGAGGATGAGCAAGACGgggaggatgaggaggaaAATGGTGATTTCATAGATAGTGAGTTTGAGCAAAATGATGAAGAGGACAACATGAATTTTCATAAGTATGTTGTAACTGAAGAGCAAGATGATGAGTACAAAGAACCAGGTGAGGTTGAGACTGATGATTATAATACATCTGACTTAGATAGTTTCATAGATAtaatgaagatgaagatggcAAGAAGACAGGTCTTAGGCAACCAAAATTCAAGCAGTACAATAAACAACATGACTTGTTAGATCCAAAATTCCACTGAGGGATGGAGTTTCCTAATATGCAGGAATGTATAGAGGTCATTAAGTACTATGTATacaatcttcttctctctaGCTCTTTCTCTTCTAATGAGTTGATTCGCCTCTTCAACCGACGTATGACATGTGTAGCACGGTCAAACATTTTGGGGTCCTAATCCTTCCAACCACAACCACTGCCATACTTCTCTTTACAACACACATGTAACCTCCTCCCTGGACTACCATCAGACAAGCAAACAATCGTTTCAACCTCAATTCCATATTGACAGATATGTACTATATCATCCTCAGTAATAAAAGTGCTCAAACTCAATTCGGTTGAAGTTGCAAGTATGTTCCTATTTATCCTCTCTTCAAGTGCAGTTTCTTGTCTTGTTCATGAAATTGATGAACATAAGCAGAATGAAAAGGTTAGAATGCCTACAAATGCGGTTGGAATCTGTCATAAAGCGGTGGATTTTGGTGCGAATTGAAAGaggaaaattaagaaatatgaGGGAAAAGGTTTTGAGGATTAGAAGGACGAGATTACCCTTAAAGTGGACGCACGTGCCATTCAcggattttttttatggaCATTTGGATGGAATTGTGTAAAAGCTAACGACAGGGGAAAAATTAGTGAGTAAACTTAATATGAGAGCTAGATTGtctgaaaaaataattcatggtGCTAAGATTGACAGTTGAAATAGCTCAAAAGGTGTTCGGCAGTTTACCCTATTATGCCTTGATTGCTAATTTAGTCATTCCTATCAAACAAGCCCTAGGTAGTCCAGTTTAAGTCAAAATGAATGTTTTCCTACTCTAACTAGGAGTTTGCCACATGCAAGAAAGGTTAACAtatcaaattttggaaaaatcttAAGTGGAAAAATTAAAGTCAACTCAAAAAAGTCAAAACAACACATCATCATATGATGTCATCATCTGCCATTTAACCATGCGTAGTTATCAAGCAAGTCCATGTAAGCTTCGTAAGAATCCTTGAAAAGTCAAAACCTAATCATAGAAggataaggaaaagaaaagaaaattagtcGTCCTTGAGGAAAAGGACTATGTCTAGGCAAACTTTTTAGTTCTTATGTTTTAAGcttaattatgttgttttctttgaCTATGTCTAGCTAAACTTCTTAGTTAAGGCTAGGAGCATGCCCAAAATGTATTATTTGTGGGTTTTAGAtactaaattattaaattcCAAGTTTGATTGATGAATTCTTAATTTTTGCTTTAGTTAGTACTAGTTGAATTCTTTTGATTGGCCACCATTAGTGTTTTGCATCTAGTGTATTCGATGTGTTGTGTGCAATGGTACCAATAAGTTGCATGCTTCAATTAGCTTTTTGAGATTGAGGATTGTAAATGTATACAAGTCTAGACCGAGATATTGACGTTTGTATGaattcttcattttcatttattttaatgagtTTCTAGTGTTTAATTTATGCTTCACCACAAGTAAATTGCATCTataaatatttgattttgtgctAGTCCAAGGATAGAAATCATACTCTAGAAAAACTTGGCATAAGTGTTGGACCAAAGGCTTAAGGAATCTTCATCAATTAACTTGTGAATTTGTTAGCTTGCATCTAAGAACATTAGTGGTTGATTATGATGCGTtcataatcaatttaaaatccTAGCTTGTTtgatggtttgttttgtttcagtcGATTTAAATTAGGTTGCACCCTCCATATTTACTTGCTTAATTGTCAAATGTTTGCTTTCTTGTTTGTTAGTTTAGTTGAGTCTTCAATTGAAAATCCATAAAAGAATCTCAAGTTGAACCAGGTTAAAGAAACTAAAATCAATTACTAATTTCTGCAAGAACAATTCTCGTATTTGCATGACATTATACTATAAACGGATTCATGCACTTCCGAGTTTGAATTcgaattaaattaatctattATCCCGAGTAGTTTAAACACATATGAGTAGTTATTGTAATAAGTTGTATAATGTTTGCTACCTCACTATTTAACTAAGTTTGTACCATTGTCTGCAGAAATACTTCAATATCCGGAGTGTTTAGGCCCTTATTCCTATAGCACACATCACACTGCACAAATGCATGTCCTGTGTGCTAAGGACAAGGGCAACCAGCCAGAGATGGGCAAGTCCCTCTCCATTTTCTGACATTGGTTGTAGTTAAAGCAGCTGCTTAGcttcttttcccttcttttttttccattttttatataaaaattatgatGTGTTTTGTTCATTGCGAGAAGTTTCCAATAAAggtcttaattttctttcggGGATTTTATCACTTTCAAACTTTCAAATTATTCAATGTAATTCTTACTCTTTTGGTCTCTCATCAGTGTGATCCTTAAATCTATGGCACAAGCACCAGATCAAAGCACCAATACTGAACTTCTTCAAATTATACCGATTCTCCTGAgcgaaaaataaaattaaaaattataccGATTCTcagtttttctctctttccaaGACAAGAAAAATTCACCCCAAGCGAAAAAATGACCAAACTGAGCAATGAACAAGTCAAAGTTGGGGAGGCAAATCCTAGCACTTGTAATTAGAAGCTAGGCCGACTCGACTGATTAAGGAGTCAAATATAATCAATGAATGAAATTTATCCAGGAAACTATGATCCAACATTAAATAGTGCCCATAAAAAGTGAATGCAACATGTAGGAGCCAGATAAAAAATAAGCAAAACTTGCTCAACTGTagtaatatatttaatttgacaAGCCAATGAGTGCAATGCAAGCATCCGTGACTAACAAAATTGACCATCATATAAGAAAAGGCAATCTGACACTCTTATTCGATCAAAATACATAACACTCATATCAATCAATCTCCTCTGAGGGGGGCCGGATGAATCTTACTCCCTACTTCAATGTTGAAAATACAGGTTCCTGTACTGCCTTTTTGATAAAACTTGCTACATCAAAACACTCACATAAAATCATAGTCATCGAGCGGATCATAGCCATCAACAGCTATATCATCATCCGGCTTATCAACAAGTAGCTGCTTTTTCTTCGCACCTGCAAACAAGAAAATCAAGTAACAAACACCGGTGAGAAGTTATATCTGTAGTCTGGCACTGTCATAATCGGTAGATCTACATAACTatagaaaataatacttgaaatcAAACGCATTCAACTCTGATTACACAAATCTTTAGCTGTTTTCATTCTTTGGTGACACCTACACCCAAAAGCCAAAATTCAACCTGCAAAGCCCGACAGCTGCTTTGACCAATACCTTTCACATAAGTTTATGCACTCTACACGATTAGGCATTTTCCAACTCATTACTTTTTGAGTTCCACAATACTAAGAGGCTCTGGCTGATGCTTCTCAAAATAAAACCCAATAGTGCATTTcagttttctctttctttttcttttttttcccctcaacATGCAGGACAttcttcaaaattattttaaaacattcAAACATCAACACTTGATTTTCCTTTAAGTTCCAATATACTCgtattctttttcctttatagaatcaaatatcataaataaaactgaaatgaAGCATGACAAATTCTGTTTCTTAAAAAAGAATGAAGTAGGCTAAAGATGTGCACCTGTCTTCTTTTTACCAGCATTTGCTTCCTTCTCTGCTTTTATCTTCTCATTTGCAATTGCCGTAATAGAAGATGCAACATCTTTTGCATCTGCTCCTTTTAAAGAAGTCATTGACAGTCTCATTACTGCCTTCAGAAGACCAATATAATGGAAACTTTTCtgtaatgaaattaaaaaggaaaaagcatAAAATCTCCATAAACAAGTTCGAGAATTATTCAACCTTTATTCAAAAGGGAAGCACAAATAACACACCTCAAATGGACGAAGTTTATGAGAAATAAGTTCTGCATATTCCAGGAAGTCACTTTCAGATTTGGGAATGAAATTATCAATGGTTTTGTCATCACCTCTACTAGAAAACAGTTCCTTGGTGGACTTGTAGTCTGCTTCTTCCACCAGCCTGTGACAGAGAAAAGCTTCAGTCAGAACCAACAGAGACCAAATCTAACCAAgtatttaatattataaggCTTTCGTGTACTAGGTTTAGGCTTTTGGCGTATTCAACATGTAATTGTTCGTTCGCTGGTAACAAATAATGTTTTCACTGATAAATTATTGACAAATTTTGAACCACCTGGTTCCACATCCAACGCATACAGTACCAATGAAAAttcaggaaaaagaaaatccaataGAGGCCAGATCACAGAACACAGCCTATGGTGGACAGATGAATGAACCTTTTAAAGACAACATAGGCACTATACAGAAAGGGTGCCCAAACTAATGATTCTATCACATAGGCACTATTACTATCAACATATCAAAACAATGaattagaaaaacagaagaaacaaatttgcataactttttaaacaaaatttggCCTAGTCAATAAATGGGCCTCACCATCATTTAGTAAGGCTTAATGACAAGTCCAGATCCTCTGTTCCTAAAATCTCAGTACCTCTCTCTGTCCCTTGCCTAATATTTCGATGCCTGTCCGCTAACTTAGCTGCCCTCTAACTCTCTATCATTGGACTTCTTAATAACATACTTCATGTTGACTGGGCTACCAAGCATCCTTCTGAATATGGTTACAGAAGAACACTTTCTTACCATTATAAGCCAATAGTTGAACCAAGTATCTATTTAAATTAAGTTCCGACATTCAGTATGAACACATCAAAGTTCTGAAGTGATTACACAACATAGCCTGTACTTCCACTCGAGATTCCTAATAAGTACCAATCTGGGAATAATAGTATCAAACACAAGTGCTTCAGGCGGGCAGGCATTCCTCTAAAAGGCAAAACCTCCCAAAAAGCATAAGCCTTTTTCATGAAGCGATTACATTGTCCCTTCAAGGCGTGAATTTTGAGCTAATTCCTCAGAGACCTACGGCTTTTAggagtttattttattttatttttaaatttcccCATAACAAACAATGTGATTTGTGTGGGACTTTAAAcagattaaaaaataaaagttaaaagaacCAGTATATCCCTTTCTTCCTCCTAAGCGTAGCTACAGACTGGGCTAGCCACACCTCAGAGGATTGCTGGTCTTAAAGCAAGCATTTCCCAATTCCATAGAGCATCAACCTAATTTATAGGTCAGCTCAAATGAACTGAACTTAAGCATGAGCCGGGGGAGATCTGAATATGACTTGTCAGTTTATATGACCAGCGATCCTCTGAAATGATTTAGGTATGCATTGCATGCTACTCTTGGTAAAACAGAAACTTCCATTTCTAGAACACATATTACCTcgatatttaaaaatatgtaataacaGAGAGAATAACAGAGATTAATTGTTCACTCTCACCTTTGTTGGCGAAGTTTCTCAGCAATGGGATCCAGTGGCTCTTGTTCTACTTCAacagtttttcctttcttttcagTAGCTTTTGTTGCAGGTTTCTTGGGAGCCTTTTCAGCAGCTGGCTTTGTTGCGGGTTCCTGGCCACcatcaaaataacaaattattaAGGATAATCATTATTATAAAGGACAAACAGATTTTTCATTAACCCAAaagatgaaaaacaaaatgcaatCAATATGATGATGCATGCTGAGCATTACTCCAACCTGATTGGTTAAATCCCTCCAACTTAATGACTGCACATCAGCCTGCTCGCTATAGTTTGTGGACAGATTCAAAATATGCTCACAACAATGTGCATACCAAGTAagtatttcaaaatttgttttataaagACAAATATCGAAAAACAATTCTTTTatatcattttaattttgcGCCAACTAAAAAAAGGATAACAAATAATTCCAATTCTTCTGTGATGGGAGATACAATGCGATACACTTCCACAAGTGATTTCTAGCTTTGTTTGCATCCATGGTATTGCACCTATTACTTTGTTCGATATAAACTCTATttaaatcagaaaaacaaCAGATAGACTTGGCATTAccaatttgagaaatggaatCACTGATCAGTGCTCAGTGCTCAAAGTCAATAGTTCCATTCCAGTCAACACacggaaaacaaaaacacttcGTATCATCTTGACCAGTTACAAATTTCATTTACCCTTATAGTATTGCTGCCCCTCTCTAAGTAAAGGTAAAGTCTCTCCTTCAGCTAGAATGTACATTTAACTAACTGGAGTACCAAGCAAAGCTGTTCTCCTGACCATATAACATGATGATCCAAATCGTATTCATCTAATAGACTAGATATGACCTAAACCTAACATGATTGTTTGTCTTATTCATATACCAGCATTATTTAAATCGTGAAATCTTGTCATACCAAACCGCTAGATATGACCTAAATTAGTCAATCTCAATTTCATTAGTAAAGGGGAAATAAATCCAAATGTTGAAATGTATGAAATCATTGCATAAAGGAGGTCGACCTCTTTCTGTAGGACAATAGCGTTAAACCCTTTGCTTAAAACTAGTTATCTCTATTTTCAATTGAGGGCAAGGAAGAGAAATAACGAGCAATGACTAGACAACATAGACAAACACAATACAAAGTGACATTATATGGTTTGCGACCAGTCAAGGGCATCCAGCAGAAATCACGTTCTTGatattgttctttttcttcgtTAATTCTTTCTTAACCAACACTctataatattcaaaaatacGGGACCCAtataatctcaaatttcaattctGATGTTTTTCCATAAAATCACCACttatatacatttatattGATGCAATATCCATATTGAAGGTCTCACATCAAAAGACAAACAATCATGCTGCCTATTTTCCCCAGCAGATTAGCTAGTTTCCTCAACcaagaaatattaaccatCAGTCAATGATTGGGCTTttgaatgataaacaggaaaaataaaaccatttcagagactgaacaaaataataagaTCTTAACGATGCTATCAATTATACCAGAGGAGCAGGTTCATCAAAATCCTCCCATGAGTCcttaatatcattttcatCCACATCTTCGTCGTCCCATTTACGTATCGGTTGGTCATTAGAAAGAAGAGCTGGAATTTTCTCATCCTCTGaagcaggaaaaaaaagaaagccagctttataaacaaaataacacTCCAGTTGAATAAATAGTAAATGGAATTTTGCTTCAaagtttaagaaaaagaacaacTCTGGACAAATTTCATCAGGAAAACTTACGGTAAATACCAaacttaataattaaataacaaaaaaacttaccacaattataatattataaaataaaaacaaaaaatatatatatagataaattaaaggaattaaaaaaacctcACATGCACATGGTAAATTTAAACAGAGCAAGCAGTATTACATAGAATTTGGCACACATAAATAAGATACACAGAGCAAGCAGTATTACCCCAGTCCTCCATCTAATTTTGCAATTCTTATATCAATTTACGGATTTTCTGACGGAACAAAGAATTATCCTGCACATCAAGACATGTCAACATCCATCATCAGACATCAGAAACAAttgataaattaaaaacaattgaataaaaaccccAAACGGATTTTAGGGGTTTTGCTGAAACCGTCaatgattttagggtttagtagGGCTAATccagaaacaaaattgaaaatttctgagcaaaatttaattaaaaggAATAAACTATGAGCAAAGCCAGAGGGGATTGATTAAGCTTACAGAGTGAAGATCATAACTACTCAAAACAGATGAGAAAGGCGAAGTAAAAGTAGGAGAATACTCGATCTGGATGAAAGGGAATTTTACCTAAAATACGCAATTGATCGGAGCTGAAGAGACCCCTCTACGGCTCTTTCTCTGAAACCCTaactctctctcgctctctctctctctctctctccagtaATCTTCGTCTGCTGACAGCGTGCCCGAATCACTCAACGACAATTAAACAAAGGCCCGGGAACGTTTCCTTATACCCTTATCTTTAATCGTTCTCGATGGGTCGTTTCGTTTGggtttttggtcaaaattGGCTCTTTTCGGTTCCGGTTGAGAGATTGGGCTCTAAATGCACGAGCAATCTAGAATTTTGTAGGTTGAGTTAGGGTCCGTTTGGGAGTGTTTCTGAAACagttaaaaatattttctgaCAATCAAAAGCAACTCTGATAGTGTTTGGAAAAAAAGTTTAGAAGCGATTTTAAGTCATAGAAGCGCTTTCTAGAGAAGCACCTGTCATGTGCTTCTTTAGGAAGCACTCGCAAGTGTTTTTCCAAGAAGCAGTTTGATTTCTTATGAAAATATCAACgtctttataataaaagcgCTTTTGGTAGAAGCGCTTATAAGTAAAAGTGCTTCCTAGAGAAGCAGTCTCAAATGAGCCCTTACTTACATTAAGGCGCTCGGTTTATGTGAGAACAGCTATATAAGAAAGAATTTGTTGCGAAAGCCAATTATTCACAATTTAGAATATTTCTTCATAATACATAATTTCCCTTATCACAACCAGATCTGCATCCAATAATTTTGGGATTTGATTCCCTTCTATTTGTTGATTGTAACTCTGTATATTGAGGGGCTCAAATATGAGCAGCCTATGAATAATACATCTCGCTCTCTTCCTCCCGTGGATGTAGGCTTCGTGCCGAACCACGTTAAACTCATTGTGTGAGTGATGCTTATGATTTCTACTT encodes the following:
- the LOC117627884 gene encoding eukaryotic translation initiation factor 3 subunit J-like; translated protein: MEDWEDEKIPALLSNDQPIRKWDDEDVDENDIKDSWEDFDEPAPLEPATKPAAEKAPKKPATKATEKKGKTVEVEQEPLDPIAEKLRQQRLVEEADYKSTKELFSSRGDDKTIDNFIPKSESDFLEYAELISHKLRPFEKSFHYIGLLKAVMRLSMTSLKGADAKDVASSITAIANEKIKAEKEANAGKKKTGAKKKQLLVDKPDDDIAVDGYDPLDDYDFM